TGCCCCGTATGTCCGGTTGGCGGGCCTGAAACGCACGCCCCACGGCGACGCCATCAGTAAATATGATCTGCGTCTGCTCCAGCCGAATCAGGGGGCTATCGAGCCTGCGGCTATTCATACGCTTGAACATCTGCTGGCGGGCTACCTGCGCGACCATCTGGATCACGTGGTCGATGTGTCGCCAATGGGATGTCGCACCGGAATGTATATGGCCGTGATCGGTGAACCCGATGAAACAGGTGTATTACAGGCGTTCGAGTCGGCCCTTCAGGATGTGGCGGCCCATGATCGT
Above is a window of Deinococcus ruber DNA encoding:
- a CDS encoding S-ribosylhomocysteine lyase, whose translation is MANVESFDLDHTKVHAPYVRLAGLKRTPHGDAISKYDLRLLQPNQGAIEPAAIHTLEHLLAGYLRDHLDHVVDVSPMGCRTGMYMAVIGEPDETGVLQAFESALQDVAAHDRPIPGVSELECGNYRDHDLAAAREHARAALDAGLKVQETVLLQR